One window of the Nocardia huaxiensis genome contains the following:
- a CDS encoding TetR/AcrR family transcriptional regulator has product MPTDDRALPLRERKRIRTRRALADAALRLFTEKGFAATTVEELVDAAEVSRSTFFRAFATKEAVAIEAETELWTGYLDTLAEREFTGSILAALRDVLVDTATELPADWDERYIATRRLVITAPSLLGHLSYARSGVEAQVVEQLSRKLALPDGDLRPRILAETATTAWSIAGRGWVASDGKGGRAELVRRLHESFAAVPEALRLSA; this is encoded by the coding sequence ATGCCCACCGACGACCGCGCGCTACCACTGCGCGAACGCAAGCGGATCCGCACCCGGCGTGCTCTGGCCGACGCCGCGCTCCGGCTGTTCACCGAGAAGGGTTTCGCCGCAACGACTGTGGAGGAACTGGTGGACGCGGCCGAGGTGTCGCGCAGCACCTTCTTCCGGGCCTTCGCCACCAAGGAGGCCGTGGCCATCGAGGCCGAAACCGAGCTCTGGACCGGCTATCTCGACACCCTGGCCGAGCGGGAGTTCACCGGATCCATCCTGGCGGCGCTGCGGGACGTCCTCGTCGACACCGCCACCGAACTGCCCGCCGATTGGGACGAGCGCTACATCGCCACCCGGCGGCTGGTCATCACCGCGCCCAGCCTGCTCGGACACCTCTCCTACGCGCGCTCCGGCGTGGAAGCGCAAGTCGTCGAACAGCTTTCCCGCAAGCTCGCCCTCCCCGACGGTGATCTGCGCCCCCGCATCCTTGCCGAAACGGCTACCACCGCCTGGAGCATCGCCGGGCGCGGCTGGGTGGCCAGTGACGGCAAGGGCGGCCGCGCCGAGCTGGTCAGGCGTCTGCACGAATCCTTCGCGGCCGTCCCCGAGGCGCTGCGCCTGTCTGCGTAG
- a CDS encoding MarR family transcriptional regulator, whose product MSTTAPTTLNPSIVGRAEKHHNAILNRALAGTTVDETQWIVLNQALAAGAPIDPAAHITRVAAMTQWNHADVEAGLAALLATGLLRSLPTGQAEPTEAGRALAARVRTESTAILQAAYGTVTPEDLATAGRVLDTITARMAEELARA is encoded by the coding sequence ATGAGCACCACCGCCCCCACCACCCTGAACCCGTCGATCGTCGGCCGCGCCGAGAAGCACCACAACGCCATCCTGAACCGCGCCCTGGCCGGGACCACCGTCGACGAAACCCAGTGGATCGTCCTGAACCAGGCGCTGGCCGCCGGCGCGCCGATCGACCCGGCCGCCCACATCACCCGCGTCGCGGCCATGACCCAGTGGAACCACGCCGATGTCGAAGCCGGCCTGGCAGCCTTGCTCGCCACCGGCCTCCTGCGCTCCCTGCCCACCGGCCAGGCCGAACCCACCGAAGCCGGCCGCGCGCTCGCCGCCCGCGTCCGCACCGAATCCACCGCGATCCTGCAGGCCGCCTACGGCACCGTCACCCCCGAGGACCTGGCCACCGCGGGCCGCGTCCTGGACACCATCACCGCCCGCATGGCCGAGGAATTGGCCCGCGCCTGA
- a CDS encoding nuclear transport factor 2 family protein has protein sequence MSTNTQTTDHLEITNLFARYAHLLDEKRWDDIHTVFAPDIRVHSPRTRTQGLADVTDFIRRTEVDGEHTQHTTTDLLITVTGDQATTAANSLVYFFRAGESPHQTSGLRQTSTLTRTPEGWRINEIRIHLAWTRKD, from the coding sequence ATGTCGACGAACACCCAGACCACCGACCACCTGGAAATCACCAACCTGTTCGCCCGCTACGCGCACCTGCTCGACGAAAAGCGCTGGGACGACATCCACACCGTCTTCGCCCCCGACATTCGGGTCCACTCCCCCCGCACCCGAACCCAGGGCCTCGCCGATGTCACCGACTTCATCCGCCGCACCGAAGTCGACGGCGAACACACCCAGCACACCACCACCGACCTCCTGATCACCGTGACCGGCGACCAGGCCACCACCGCCGCCAACTCCCTCGTCTACTTCTTCCGCGCAGGCGAATCCCCCCACCAAACCAGCGGCCTCCGCCAAACCAGCACCCTCACCCGCACCCCGGAAGGCTGGCGCATCAACGAAATCCGAATCCACCTCGCCTGGACCCGCAAGGATTGA
- a CDS encoding OsmC family protein — protein sequence MDATELRAAQAPLKEQYRHHPESARTPLRATGRIASPGLTFDVDQFAGVSRAGLHRATGGDGSDACSGDMLLEALLACAGVTLHSVATAFGIHLRSVDGIAEGFFDARGTLGVDRAAPIGVQDLVLTFTVDTDADDATLSKLATATDRYCVVGQSLATPPTIRIRRP from the coding sequence ATGGACGCGACCGAATTGCGCGCCGCCCAGGCGCCGCTGAAGGAGCAGTACCGCCACCACCCCGAGTCCGCACGCACCCCGCTGCGGGCGACCGGTCGAATCGCGTCACCGGGCCTCACCTTCGACGTGGACCAGTTCGCCGGCGTGAGCCGCGCGGGCCTGCACCGCGCCACCGGCGGTGACGGCTCGGACGCCTGTTCCGGCGACATGCTGCTCGAGGCGCTACTCGCCTGCGCGGGCGTCACATTGCATTCGGTCGCAACAGCATTCGGCATCCACCTGCGTTCGGTCGACGGAATAGCCGAGGGCTTCTTCGACGCCCGAGGAACCCTGGGCGTCGACCGCGCGGCCCCGATCGGCGTCCAGGACCTGGTCCTCACCTTCACCGTCGACACCGATGCCGACGACGCCACCCTGTCCAAGCTCGCGACGGCCACCGACCGCTACTGCGTGGTGGGGCAATCCCTGGCCACCCCACCCACAATCCGCATCCGCCGCCCCTGA
- a CDS encoding PepSY domain-containing protein, protein MTVHSHRGTRTLRRFAFGAFFAAATATGAAAPVLAAPTVQAAVDEQEAMEAARHALQGATVQSVELEMSSGSPKWEVEVATRTGGEYEVEVDAMNGMILSIEQSA, encoded by the coding sequence ATGACGGTCCACAGCCATCGCGGCACACGGACCCTGCGCCGCTTCGCCTTCGGCGCGTTCTTCGCCGCCGCCACCGCCACGGGCGCTGCCGCGCCGGTCCTCGCCGCGCCCACCGTGCAGGCCGCGGTCGACGAGCAGGAGGCCATGGAAGCCGCGCGGCACGCCCTCCAGGGCGCCACCGTGCAGTCGGTCGAACTCGAGATGTCCAGCGGCTCCCCGAAGTGGGAGGTCGAAGTCGCCACCCGCACCGGCGGTGAGTACGAGGTCGAGGTGGATGCCATGAACGGCATGATCCTGTCCATCGAGCAGAGCGCGTGA
- a CDS encoding electron transfer flavoprotein subunit alpha/FixB family protein gives MAEVLVLVEHAEGAPKKVTTELLTAARALGTPAAVVVAAPGTADKLGDALAAAGAEKIYVAESDDAEGFLVTPKVDVLAGLSESASPAAILVAATAEGKEVSGRLAARIGSGLLVDAIAVDADGSVQHSIFGGAFTVAAKATGDVPVISVRPGAIEAAPAAGAGEKVAVEVPAQEEGVVKVVSREPNVGGDRPELTEAAIVVSGGRGVGSAENFGKVVEPLADALGAAVGASRAAVDSGYYPGQFQVGQTGKTVSPQLYIALGISGAIQHRAGMQTSKTIVAVNKDEEAPIFEISDYGIVGDLFNVAPQLTEAVKAHKG, from the coding sequence ATGGCTGAAGTACTGGTGCTCGTCGAGCACGCAGAAGGTGCGCCCAAGAAGGTCACCACCGAACTCCTCACCGCCGCTCGCGCGCTGGGCACCCCGGCCGCCGTCGTGGTCGCCGCCCCCGGCACCGCCGACAAGCTGGGTGACGCGCTGGCCGCCGCCGGCGCCGAGAAGATCTACGTCGCCGAGTCCGACGACGCCGAGGGCTTCCTCGTGACCCCCAAGGTCGACGTCCTGGCCGGCCTGTCCGAGTCCGCCTCCCCGGCCGCGATCCTGGTCGCCGCCACCGCCGAGGGCAAGGAGGTGTCGGGCCGCCTCGCCGCCCGCATCGGCTCCGGCCTGCTGGTCGACGCCATCGCGGTCGACGCCGACGGCTCGGTGCAGCACTCCATCTTCGGTGGCGCGTTCACCGTGGCCGCCAAGGCCACCGGCGACGTGCCGGTGATCTCGGTGCGCCCCGGCGCCATCGAGGCCGCCCCGGCCGCCGGCGCCGGCGAGAAGGTCGCCGTCGAGGTCCCGGCTCAGGAAGAGGGCGTCGTCAAGGTCGTCTCCCGTGAGCCCAATGTCGGTGGCGACCGCCCCGAGCTCACCGAGGCCGCGATCGTGGTCTCCGGTGGCCGCGGCGTCGGCTCGGCCGAGAACTTCGGCAAGGTCGTCGAGCCGCTGGCCGACGCCCTCGGTGCCGCCGTCGGCGCTTCCCGCGCCGCCGTCGACTCGGGCTACTACCCGGGCCAGTTCCAGGTCGGTCAGACCGGTAAGACGGTCTCCCCGCAGCTGTACATCGCCCTCGGCATCTCCGGCGCCATCCAGCACCGCGCCGGCATGCAGACCTCGAAGACCATCGTGGCCGTCAACAAGGACGAAGAGGCCCCGATCTTCGAGATCAGCGACTACGGCATCGTCGGCGACCTGTTCAATGTCGCCCCGCAGCTGACCGAGGCGGTCAAGGCCCACAAGGGCTAG
- a CDS encoding electron transfer flavoprotein subunit beta/FixA family protein: protein MPNIVVLIKQVPDTWSERKLSDGDYTLDREAADAILDEINERAVEEALLIKEAQGGEVTVLAAGPARTTEAIRKALSMGADKAIHIQDDAIHGSDAVQTAYILAAALGQIEGVELVIAGNEATDGRAGAVPAIVAEYLGLPQLTHLRKLTVDGDRISGERETDEGVFKLEASLPAIVSVTEKINEPRFPSFKGIMAAKKKEVQTFTLADLGVDPDTVGVANAGTQVTGVTPKPARTAGEKIVDEGEGGNQIATYLVGQKII, encoded by the coding sequence ATGCCGAACATCGTCGTACTGATCAAGCAGGTCCCGGACACCTGGTCCGAGCGCAAGCTGTCCGATGGGGACTACACCCTCGACCGCGAGGCCGCCGACGCCATCCTCGATGAGATCAACGAGCGCGCCGTCGAAGAAGCGCTGCTGATCAAGGAGGCGCAGGGCGGCGAGGTCACCGTCCTGGCCGCGGGCCCGGCGCGTACCACTGAGGCCATCCGCAAGGCGCTGTCCATGGGCGCCGACAAGGCCATCCACATCCAGGATGACGCCATCCACGGCTCCGACGCCGTCCAGACCGCCTACATCCTGGCCGCCGCTCTCGGCCAGATCGAGGGCGTCGAGCTGGTCATCGCGGGCAACGAGGCCACCGACGGTCGCGCGGGCGCCGTGCCGGCCATCGTCGCCGAGTACCTGGGCCTGCCGCAGCTGACCCACCTGCGCAAGCTGACCGTCGACGGCGACCGCATCTCCGGCGAGCGCGAGACCGACGAAGGCGTGTTCAAGCTCGAGGCCTCGCTGCCGGCCATCGTCTCGGTTACCGAGAAGATCAACGAGCCGCGCTTCCCCTCCTTCAAGGGCATCATGGCCGCCAAGAAGAAGGAAGTTCAGACCTTCACCCTCGCGGACCTGGGCGTCGACCCGGACACCGTGGGTGTTGCGAACGCCGGCACCCAGGTGACCGGCGTGACCCCGAAGCCGGCGCGCACCGCGGGCGAGAAGATCGTCGACGAGGGTGAGGGCGGCAACCAGATCGCCACCTACCTGGTCGGTCAGAAGATCATCTAA
- a CDS encoding class I SAM-dependent methyltransferase — MSDAVFAPENHTDPLPLTGERTVPGIAEENYWFRRHEIAYARLLELCEGKTVLEAGSGEGYGANMIAGVAERVIGLDYDDSAVAHVRAKYPRVEMVQGNLADLPLEDNSVDVVVNFQVIEHLWDQAQFLRECLRVLKPGGKLLISTPNRITFSPGRDTPLNPFHTRELNAAEMDELLVEAGFAVEVMSGVFHGANLVALDEKWGGSIIDAQIARAIAGEPWPADLAADVAAVSIDDFDLLNAAEKDIDASLDLVAIAVKP, encoded by the coding sequence GTGAGCGATGCCGTCTTTGCCCCCGAAAACCACACCGATCCCCTGCCGTTGACCGGTGAGCGCACGGTGCCCGGTATCGCCGAGGAGAACTACTGGTTCCGGCGTCACGAAATCGCTTACGCGCGATTGCTGGAACTGTGCGAAGGCAAGACCGTGCTGGAGGCCGGTTCCGGAGAGGGCTACGGGGCCAACATGATCGCGGGCGTGGCCGAGCGCGTGATCGGACTGGACTACGACGATTCCGCCGTCGCCCATGTGCGCGCCAAGTACCCGCGCGTGGAAATGGTGCAGGGCAATCTGGCCGACCTGCCGCTGGAGGACAACTCCGTCGATGTGGTCGTGAATTTCCAGGTGATCGAACACCTTTGGGATCAGGCGCAGTTCCTGCGGGAGTGCCTGCGGGTGCTGAAGCCGGGCGGGAAGCTGCTGATCAGCACGCCCAACCGGATCACCTTCTCTCCCGGGCGGGACACGCCGCTGAACCCCTTCCACACGCGTGAGCTCAATGCCGCGGAGATGGATGAGCTGCTCGTCGAGGCCGGGTTCGCGGTCGAGGTCATGAGCGGTGTCTTCCATGGCGCGAATCTCGTTGCGCTGGACGAGAAGTGGGGCGGGTCCATCATCGACGCGCAGATCGCGCGGGCCATCGCCGGTGAGCCGTGGCCCGCCGACCTGGCCGCCGATGTGGCCGCGGTGAGCATCGACGACTTCGATCTGTTGAATGCCGCCGAGAAGGACATCGACGCCAGCCTCGATCTGGTGGCCATCGCGGTGAAGCCGTGA
- a CDS encoding glycoside hydrolase family 57 protein has protein sequence MSEKSTVPGQFTLVLHSHLPWLAHHGRWPVGEEWLYQSWAASYLPVAKVLRTLAAEGRTNLLSLGITPVLAAQLDDPHCLEGMHHWLGNWKLRADEASMAGNVALGSHEHRLATAALADFEQRWMHGASPVWRELIDAQAIELLGGPLAHPFQPLTDARMRGYQLSEGLADARHRWGNTPGGIWAPECGFTPGMERTYDTVGITHFMCDGPALRGDTTLGRPVWDSDVVVFGRDLHVSYRVWSPKSGYPGQPYYRDFHHYDHATGLKPARVTGKTVAGPDKAPYDPALAAAAVEKDVADFVATVRERLISESERIGRPALVVAAFDTELFGHWWHEGPQWLEQVLRALPEAGVTVGTLADARARGYVGERVELADSSWGSGKDWRVWAGDQVADLVELNADIVRLALDTLDKMRTDADGLRDPVADQLLREAILTISSDWAFMVSKDSAAGYARDRAHEHAHAVREIAAAISGGQLAKARQLAAGWNAADGLFPALDARRLGPASEGPQ, from the coding sequence GTGAGCGAGAAGTCCACTGTGCCAGGCCAGTTCACGCTGGTCCTGCATTCGCATCTGCCGTGGCTGGCGCATCACGGGCGCTGGCCGGTCGGTGAGGAATGGCTCTACCAGTCGTGGGCCGCGTCCTACCTGCCCGTCGCCAAGGTGCTGAGAACCCTTGCGGCCGAAGGGCGGACGAACCTGCTCAGCCTGGGCATCACGCCCGTGCTGGCGGCGCAGCTGGATGATCCGCACTGCCTCGAGGGCATGCATCACTGGCTGGGCAACTGGAAACTGCGCGCCGACGAAGCCTCGATGGCGGGCAATGTGGCGCTGGGCAGCCACGAACATCGGCTCGCCACAGCGGCTTTGGCGGATTTCGAACAGCGCTGGATGCACGGCGCGTCGCCGGTGTGGCGGGAGCTCATCGACGCGCAGGCCATCGAACTGCTGGGCGGGCCGCTCGCGCATCCGTTCCAGCCGCTCACCGATGCGCGCATGCGCGGCTACCAGCTGAGCGAGGGACTCGCCGATGCCCGGCATCGCTGGGGCAACACGCCCGGCGGCATCTGGGCGCCCGAATGCGGCTTCACGCCCGGCATGGAGCGGACCTACGACACGGTCGGCATCACGCATTTCATGTGCGACGGCCCCGCGCTGCGCGGCGACACCACCCTCGGACGACCCGTGTGGGACTCCGATGTCGTGGTGTTCGGACGCGATCTGCACGTGAGTTACCGGGTGTGGTCGCCGAAATCCGGGTATCCGGGGCAGCCCTACTACCGTGATTTCCATCACTATGATCACGCCACCGGGCTCAAACCGGCGCGCGTCACAGGCAAAACCGTTGCCGGTCCCGACAAGGCCCCTTACGACCCGGCACTGGCCGCGGCGGCCGTCGAGAAGGATGTCGCCGACTTCGTGGCGACCGTGCGGGAACGGCTCATCAGCGAGTCCGAGCGCATCGGCCGGCCCGCCCTGGTGGTGGCCGCCTTCGACACCGAACTGTTCGGCCACTGGTGGCACGAGGGCCCGCAATGGCTCGAGCAGGTGCTGCGCGCCCTGCCCGAGGCCGGGGTCACCGTGGGCACGCTCGCCGACGCTCGCGCCCGCGGCTACGTGGGCGAACGCGTCGAACTGGCCGACTCGTCCTGGGGCTCGGGCAAGGACTGGCGGGTGTGGGCCGGGGATCAGGTCGCGGATCTGGTCGAGCTCAATGCCGATATCGTGCGGCTCGCGCTGGACACCCTCGACAAGATGCGCACCGATGCGGACGGGCTGCGCGATCCGGTCGCCGACCAGCTGCTGCGCGAGGCCATCCTGACCATTTCCAGCGACTGGGCGTTCATGGTGTCCAAGGATTCGGCCGCCGGATACGCGCGTGACCGAGCCCATGAACACGCGCACGCCGTGCGCGAGATCGCCGCGGCGATCTCCGGCGGGCAACTCGCCAAAGCACGGCAGTTGGCGGCAGGATGGAACGCGGCCGACGGACTCTTCCCCGCGCTCGACGCGCGCAGGCTCGGCCCCGCTTCAGAAGGACCCCAATGA
- a CDS encoding glycosyltransferase family 4 protein translates to MKILMVSWEYPPVVVGGLGRHVHHLATELAAAGHEVVVLARRPMGTDASTHPTHSFVEDGVLVVAVAEDAPCFDFGEDMLAWTLAMGHAMVRAGIALAKPGIGEGWTPDVVHAHDWLVAHPGIALAEFYDVPLVSTIHATEAGRHSGWVSGRVNKQVHSVEWWLAHESDALITCSESMKDEVERLYQPDRTPITVIRNGIDVGSWTFRERAPRSGPPRLLYVGRLEYEKGIQDAIAALPRIRKAHPGTTLTVAGIGTQFDWLRERARTHRVARAVNFVGRLDHTDLLGWLHSADAVVLPSRYEPFGIVALEAAAAGTPLVTSNAGGLGDLVTDGVTGASFEPADVNGIVDAVCSVLDDPAAAQERAWAARERLTADFAWDVVAQETALVYQQAKRRVRNPLGRPVIVERPLPERDPNQPY, encoded by the coding sequence ATGAAGATTTTGATGGTGTCGTGGGAGTACCCACCCGTCGTGGTCGGCGGGCTGGGCCGCCATGTCCATCACCTGGCCACCGAACTGGCCGCGGCCGGCCACGAAGTCGTGGTGCTCGCGCGACGGCCCATGGGCACCGACGCCAGCACACATCCGACGCATTCGTTCGTCGAGGACGGCGTGCTCGTGGTCGCCGTCGCCGAGGACGCGCCCTGCTTCGACTTCGGCGAGGACATGCTGGCGTGGACCCTCGCCATGGGCCACGCCATGGTGCGCGCCGGAATCGCGCTGGCCAAGCCCGGAATCGGCGAAGGCTGGACGCCGGATGTGGTGCACGCCCACGACTGGCTGGTCGCGCACCCGGGCATCGCGCTGGCCGAGTTCTACGATGTGCCACTGGTTTCCACCATTCACGCCACCGAGGCCGGACGGCACAGCGGCTGGGTGTCGGGCCGGGTGAACAAGCAGGTGCACTCGGTCGAATGGTGGCTGGCGCACGAATCCGATGCGCTCATCACCTGCTCGGAATCGATGAAGGACGAGGTCGAGCGGCTCTACCAGCCCGACCGAACGCCGATCACGGTGATCCGCAATGGCATCGATGTCGGCTCGTGGACCTTCCGCGAGCGCGCGCCGCGCTCCGGGCCGCCGCGGCTGCTGTATGTCGGGCGGCTGGAATACGAGAAGGGCATCCAGGACGCCATCGCCGCGCTGCCGCGAATCCGCAAGGCGCATCCGGGAACCACGCTCACCGTCGCGGGCATCGGCACCCAATTCGATTGGCTGCGTGAGCGGGCCCGCACGCACCGGGTCGCGCGCGCCGTGAATTTCGTCGGCCGCCTGGACCATACGGATCTGCTGGGCTGGCTGCACAGCGCCGACGCCGTGGTGCTGCCCAGCCGCTACGAGCCGTTCGGCATCGTGGCACTGGAAGCGGCGGCCGCGGGCACGCCGCTGGTCACCTCGAATGCCGGTGGCCTCGGCGATCTGGTCACCGATGGCGTCACCGGGGCGTCCTTCGAACCCGCCGACGTGAACGGGATCGTGGACGCCGTCTGCTCGGTGCTCGATGATCCGGCCGCCGCGCAGGAGCGTGCGTGGGCCGCCCGCGAGCGGCTGACCGCCGACTTCGCGTGGGATGTGGTGGCGCAGGAGACCGCGCTGGTCTACCAGCAGGCCAAGCGGCGGGTGCGCAATCCGCTGGGCCGTCCGGTCATCGTGGAACGCCCACTGCCGGAACGGGATCCGAACCAGCCGTACTGA
- a CDS encoding serine hydrolase domain-containing protein, which translates to MSSVVEGRADPAFRGVRDVFEASLAAGDDIGGGVAVFVGGRPVVDLWGGIADPRTGRAWVKDTPCVVFSSTKGITATAALMVLERCGLDPGQPVTDWWPEYGAAGKESTTTADLFTHRAGLPLFDRPVSAAEAADPWRMAELLAAQAPVWQPGAQHGYHALTFGWLLAELVRRHTGMTVGDFIRREIGADLHIGAPAPMIAAAARLLWPPAAERRWAAAAPPLDATTVAGMAAAYRDPSSLVMRASTNPAGSYHDPEVLAGGWPATGAVTTPRALAACYRDLVGGSLITPQLLREATREHVRGTDTVLLLESAFGLGYTLPAQNMVVPNTARPFVFGHPGAGGSIGLGDVENQVAIGYIPNMRRDWLSGDRRAYRLIEAVYAAL; encoded by the coding sequence ATGAGTTCCGTGGTGGAGGGTCGGGCGGATCCGGCGTTCCGGGGAGTCCGGGACGTCTTCGAAGCGAGCCTGGCCGCCGGTGACGACATCGGCGGCGGGGTCGCGGTATTCGTCGGCGGACGACCCGTGGTGGACCTGTGGGGCGGCATCGCCGACCCGCGCACGGGGCGGGCGTGGGTGAAAGACACACCGTGCGTGGTCTTTTCATCCACGAAGGGGATCACGGCGACGGCGGCGCTGATGGTGCTCGAACGGTGCGGACTGGATCCCGGGCAGCCGGTGACCGACTGGTGGCCCGAATACGGTGCGGCCGGAAAGGAATCCACCACCACGGCGGATCTGTTCACGCACCGCGCCGGTCTGCCCCTGTTCGATCGGCCGGTCAGCGCCGCCGAGGCGGCAGACCCGTGGCGCATGGCGGAACTGCTCGCCGCGCAGGCGCCGGTCTGGCAGCCCGGCGCCCAGCACGGCTATCACGCACTGACTTTCGGCTGGCTGCTCGCCGAACTCGTCCGCCGCCACACCGGCATGACCGTGGGCGACTTCATCCGCCGCGAAATCGGCGCCGACCTCCACATCGGCGCGCCCGCACCGATGATCGCGGCCGCCGCCCGACTCCTCTGGCCCCCGGCAGCGGAACGGCGGTGGGCCGCCGCAGCGCCCCCGCTCGATGCCACCACGGTCGCGGGAATGGCTGCGGCATACCGGGATCCGTCGTCCCTGGTAATGCGCGCGTCCACCAATCCCGCGGGTTCCTACCACGATCCGGAGGTGCTCGCCGGCGGCTGGCCCGCCACCGGAGCGGTGACCACACCGCGCGCCCTGGCCGCCTGCTACCGCGATCTGGTCGGCGGCTCCCTGATCACCCCGCAACTGCTGCGCGAAGCCACCCGCGAGCACGTCCGCGGCACCGACACGGTGCTCCTGCTCGAAAGCGCCTTCGGCCTCGGCTACACGCTCCCCGCACAGAACATGGTCGTCCCGAATACGGCCCGCCCCTTCGTCTTCGGCCACCCGGGCGCGGGCGGATCGATCGGCCTGGGGGATGTCGAGAACCAGGTGGCCATCGGCTACATCCCCAATATGCGCCGCGACTGGCTCTCCGGCGACCGCCGCGCCTACCGGCTCATCGAGGCCGTCTACGCCGCGCTCTGA
- a CDS encoding TetR/AcrR family transcriptional regulator, whose translation MSTVGRRGDPGEKPSLSEPSLSVWTRPRQRRERPALTLGRIVTEAILLMDAEGIEALSMRALGLRLQAGATSVYRHVASREELIELAVDEVYREIEVPYCLDPEGWRDAVAASAQSMRAMILRHRWVSAALPSVGLLYLGPNVLRFKESLIQAFDIAGYPRAETDSALAAVIGYVVGMGVGEAAWLGKVAQSGRGEREWTAELWPHLDRLAHEHPRLAESIAARAEVAPEAIRDAKFEYGLERILDGLQLRLTAN comes from the coding sequence GTGAGCACAGTGGGGCGTCGTGGCGATCCGGGGGAGAAGCCGAGCTTGTCCGAACCGAGTCTGTCGGTGTGGACTCGGCCCCGGCAGCGTCGTGAACGACCCGCCCTGACCCTGGGACGCATTGTGACCGAGGCGATCCTGCTCATGGATGCGGAGGGCATCGAGGCGCTGAGCATGCGGGCGCTGGGGCTGCGGCTGCAAGCCGGTGCCACTTCCGTGTACCGGCATGTGGCCAGCCGGGAGGAACTCATCGAGCTGGCGGTGGACGAGGTCTATCGGGAGATCGAGGTGCCCTACTGTCTCGACCCGGAGGGCTGGCGTGACGCGGTGGCCGCGAGCGCACAGAGCATGCGGGCCATGATTCTGCGGCACCGCTGGGTGTCGGCGGCCCTGCCCAGCGTCGGGCTGCTCTATCTCGGCCCGAATGTGCTGCGGTTCAAGGAGAGTCTGATCCAGGCGTTCGACATCGCCGGGTACCCGCGCGCGGAGACCGACTCCGCCCTGGCCGCCGTGATCGGTTACGTGGTCGGCATGGGGGTCGGTGAGGCGGCGTGGCTCGGCAAGGTCGCGCAAAGTGGGCGCGGCGAACGCGAATGGACGGCCGAGCTGTGGCCCCACCTCGACCGCCTCGCCCACGAGCATCCGCGGCTCGCGGAATCGATTGCGGCTCGAGCGGAGGTAGCGCCCGAAGCCATCCGCGACGCGAAATTCGAGTACGGGCTGGAGCGCATCCTCGACGGTCTGCAACTTCGACTGACCGCCAACTGA
- a CDS encoding LysR family transcriptional regulator, whose translation MELRDIEIFLTLAEELHFGRTAERLHVSPARISQAIKKQERNVGTDLFERTSRTVRLTPVGEQLRDDLRPVYRSLHQSIARARMTAQGKTSVLRIGMVSLNGYELRPFWEAFRARYPQWGLQIRHNNFIDPFGPVRRGEIDALVAWLPIEEPDLTTGPVLFSEGRVLQVSADHPLAEEKWVSGEAIGDYPTTTAAGFVPDYWEHAFQPSRTPSGRQVERLVSIGNIEDILTAVGSGEAVHPIGMHVSRFAVRPDIVRLPIADNSRLHWGLVWRSDAEDERIRGLANVIRELGIMEL comes from the coding sequence GTGGAGCTCCGCGATATCGAGATCTTCCTGACGCTGGCCGAGGAACTGCATTTCGGCCGCACCGCCGAACGGCTGCACGTCTCCCCGGCGCGGATCTCGCAGGCGATCAAGAAGCAGGAGCGCAATGTCGGCACGGACCTGTTCGAACGGACCAGCCGCACGGTGAGACTGACCCCGGTCGGCGAGCAACTGCGCGACGATCTCCGGCCCGTCTACCGCAGCCTGCACCAGAGCATCGCCCGGGCCCGAATGACGGCCCAGGGCAAGACCTCCGTGCTGCGGATCGGCATGGTCTCACTGAACGGGTATGAGCTGCGGCCGTTCTGGGAGGCGTTTCGAGCCCGATATCCGCAGTGGGGCTTGCAGATTCGGCACAACAACTTCATCGACCCGTTCGGCCCGGTGCGTCGTGGCGAGATCGACGCCCTGGTGGCCTGGCTCCCCATCGAGGAACCGGACCTGACCACCGGGCCGGTGCTGTTCAGCGAGGGGCGCGTGTTGCAGGTGTCCGCCGATCATCCACTCGCCGAGGAGAAGTGGGTTTCCGGCGAGGCCATCGGCGACTATCCCACGACCACGGCGGCCGGTTTCGTTCCCGATTACTGGGAGCACGCCTTCCAACCGTCCCGCACGCCGTCGGGCCGTCAGGTGGAGCGGCTCGTCTCGATCGGGAATATCGAGGACATCCTCACGGCCGTGGGCTCCGGAGAAGCGGTGCACCCGATCGGTATGCATGTCAGCCGATTCGCCGTTCGCCCGGACATCGTCCGCCTGCCCATCGCGGACAACTCCCGATTGCACTGGGGTCTGGTCTGGCGTTCGGACGCCGAGGACGAACGGATCCGGGGCCTGGCGAACGTGATTCGCGAGTTGGGCATTATGGAGCTGTGA